From Synchiropus splendidus isolate RoL2022-P1 chromosome 10, RoL_Sspl_1.0, whole genome shotgun sequence, the proteins below share one genomic window:
- the LOC128766405 gene encoding NACHT, LRR and PYD domains-containing protein 12-like: MDTSQSRELLPGVDREEEAPPSKAPLGEDHGSQTRAQRSETLTSEAAGRGHGPGPAPSCVSLKTDRSMHFSIDFKGGLEPSEEREDQQVSDVLSLQRVQQHQTDLDSTLQLLEETVMTLVKKEVRRVQRFLSPDDPKYQDDEEEVKVTCDEEQMRSSREAFLDFIMNLLRSMEEEELAGRVWNRSAAATCAGRLKRSLQKKFHSVFEGVAKAGNSAPLNQIYTELYITEGGTDQVNQEHEVRQIEAATRNQTRAETTIRQEDLFKASPEREGPIRSLLTKGVAGIGKTLLTQKLTLDWAEDKAHQNFQLMFPFTFRELNLLKEKKLSLVELVHRFFPETKESGLSSFRGVQVLFILDGLDECRLPLDFNSRVLTEATESTSVLVLLTNLIRGKLLPSAHLWITTRPAAANQIPPECVDMVTEVRGFTDLQKEEYFRKRFRDEEQTTIISHIRSSRSLYIMCHIPIFCWITATVLEDMLKSRETRELPKTLTEMYIHFLVVQAKVKKIKYHEGAGADTVWDPESRKMIESLGKLAFEQLQRGNLIFYESDLTECGIDITAAAVYSGVFTQIFRQERGLYQDKVFSFIHLSLQEFLAALHVHLKFFNSGVDLLDSQQTSVLTRLFRIKSVPAHFYQRAINEAVESPNGHLDLFLRFLLGFSLQSSQSLLPGLLTQTGSSSWTRQHTAELIKKKISEKVSPERIINLFHCLSEVKDTSLVEQVQQQLRSGRLSTDQLSPAQWSTLAFILLSSQEDLEVFDLKKYSASEEALERLLPVVQASKEVLLRDCELSGRSGSLLSSVLSSPSSRLTQLDLSYNKLKDPRVELLSAGLKSPHCHLETLSLSWCQLSERSGSLLSSVLSSPSSRLTQLDLSYNKLKDPGVELLSAGLKSPHCHLETLSLSCCFLSERSGSLLSSVLSSPSSRLTQLDLSYNYDLKDPGVELLSAGLKSPHCHLETLSLSRCHLSEKSGSLLSSVLSSPSSRLTQLYLSYNKLKDAGVVVLSAGLKSPHCHLETLSVSGCGISERGCASLASALTSNPSHLRELDLSFNHPGGPGLELLSAGLESPDWRLETLRLDHCGPQRLTSGLKRYFRPLSLDPDTAHRRLLLSNNNNMVELVTEDQEYLDHPDRFERCPQVMSRDAVTGVCYWEVEWRGRVSVAVTLRRDGGKEDESEFGQNRYSWSLSCSDDAGYKFCHNKRETVIESPEVSHRVGVMMNAPAGCLIFYRVSSGVRTRLYTFFTPTEPLYLGFGLGEVPGSGSSVCVCDLSV, from the exons atggacacaagtcAGAGCAGAGAGCTGCTCCCAG gtgtggacagagaggaggaagctcctccctctaaagcccctctgggtgaggaccatggcagccagaccagagctcagag ATCAGAGACACTCAcatcagaagctgctggacgaggacacggacctggacctgctcccagctgtgtgtctctgaagactGACAGGTCGATGCATTTTTCTATTGATTTCAAAGGTGGACTAGAGCCTTCAGAAGAGAG agaggatCAGCAAGTCTCAGATGTTCTGAGTCTCCAgcgtgtccagcagcatcagacagatctggactccacactTCAG ctgcttgaGGAGACAGTCATgaccctggtgaagaaggaagtgaggagagtccaaaggttcctcagtccagatgatcccaaataccaggatgatgaggaagaggtgaaggtgacgtgtgatgaggagcagatgaggagcagcagagaagctttcctggacttcatcatgaacctcctgaggagcatggaggaggaggagcttgctgGTCGAGTGTGGAACA gaaGTGCTGCTGCAACGTGTGcaggacgactgaagaggagcctgcagaagaagttccacagtgtgtttgagggggtggctaaagcaggaaactccgcccctctgaatcagatctacacagagctctacatcactgaggggggcacagaccaggtcaaccaggagcacgaggtccgacagatcgaagcagcaaccaggaaccagaccagagcagaaactaccatcagacaagaagacctctttaaagcctcacctgagagagagggaccaatcaggagcctgctgacgaagggcgtggctggcattgggaagaccctcctgacacagaagctgactctggactgggctgaagacaaagcccaccagaacttccagctcatgtttcctttcaccttcagagagctgaacctgctgaaagagaagaagttgagtttggtggaacttgttcatcgcttctttcctgaaaccaaagaatcaggactcagcagctttagaggagtccaggttctgttcatcttggacggtctggacgagtgtcgactccctctggacttcaacagtcgggtcctgaccgaagctacagagtccacctcagtactcgtcctgctgaccaacctcatcagggggaagctgcttccctcagctcacctctggataACCAcccgacctgcagcagccaatcagatccctcctgagtgtgtggacatggtgacagaggtcagagggttcactgacctccagaaggaggagtacttcaggaagaggttcagagatgaggagcagaccaccatcatctctcacatcaggagctcacgaagcctctacatcatgtgtcacatccccatcttctgctggatcactgccacagttctggaggacatgttgaagagcagagagaccagagagctgcccaagaccctgactgagatgtacatccacttcctggtggttcaggccaaagtcaagaagatcAAGTACCATGAAGGAGCTGGGGcagacacagtttgggatcctgagagcaggaagatgattgagtctctgggaaaactggcttttgagcagctgcagagaggaaacttgatcttctatgaatcagacctcacagagtgtggcatcgacatcacagctgctgcagtttactcaggagtcttcacacagatcttcagacaggagagagggctgtaccaggacaaggtcttctccttcatccacctgagtcttcaggagtttctggctgctcttcatgtccacctgaagttcttcaactctggagtcGACCTGCTTGATTCACAACAAACATCTGTACTGACAAGACTCTTTAGAATCAAAAGTGTTCCAGCACATttctaccagagagcaataaatgaagctgtagaaagtccaaatggacatctggacttgttcctgcgcttcctcctgggtttttctctgcagagcagccagagtctccttccaggtttgttgacacagacaggaagtagctcctggacccgtcagcacacagcagagctcatcaagaagaagatcagtgagaaagtgtctccagagagaatcatcaatctgttccactgtctgagtgaagtgaaggacacttctctagtggagcaggtccaacagcagctgagatcaggacgtctctccacagatcaactgtctcctgctcagtggtccaccctggccttcatcttactgtcctcacaGGAAGATCTGGAAGTGTTTGATCTgaagaaatactctgcttcagaggaggctcttgagaggctgctgcctgtggtccaagcttcaaaggAAGTTCT actgagagaCTGTGAACTGTCAgggagaagtggttcccttctgtcctcagtcctcagctctccgtcctctcgtctgacacaactggacctgagctacaacaagCTGAAGGATCCAAGAGTGGAGCtactgtctgctggactgaagagtccacactgtcacctggagactctcag cctgagctggtgtcagctgtcagagagaagtggttcccttctgtcctcagtcctcagctctccgtcctctcgtctgacacaactggacctgagctacaacaagctgaaggatccaggagtggagctgctgtctgctggactgaagagtccacactgtcacctggagactctcag cctgagctgttgtttcctgtcagagagaagtggttcccttctgtcctcagtcctcagctctccgtcctctcgtctgacacaactggacctgagctacaactatgacctgaaggatccaggagtggagctgctgtctgctggactgaagagtccacactgtcacctggagactctcag cctgagcaggtgtcatctgtcagagaaaagtggttcccttctgtcctcagtcctcagctctccgtcctctcgtctgacacaactgtacctgagctacaacaagctgaaggatgcaggagtggtggtgctgtctgctggactgaagagtccacactgtcacctggagactctcag tgTGTCAGGGTGTgggatctcagagagaggctgtgcttctctggcctcagctctgacctctaacccctcccatctgagagagctggacctgagcttcaaccacccaggaggaccaggactggaactgctgtctgctggactggagagtccagactggaggctggagactctcag gctggatcactgtggaccacagaggtTAACATCTGGACTGAAGAGAT acttccgtccactctcactggacccagacacagctcaccggcgcctcctactgtccaacaacaacaacatggtggAGCTAGTGACGGAGGATCAGGAGTATCTGGACCATCCCGACAGGTTTGAGCggtgtcctcaggtgatgagcagagacgctgtgactggtgtctgttactgggaggtggagtggagaggaagagtttctgtggccgtgactctcaggagagacggagggaaagaagacgagtctgagtttggacagaaccgttattcctggagtctgagctgctctgatgatgcTGGATATAAGTTCTGTCACAATAAGAGAGAAACTGTCATCGAGAGCCCAGAAGTCTCTCACAGAGTTGGAGTGATGATGAACGCACCTGCTGGATGTTTGATCTTCTACAGAGTCTCCTCTGGAGTCCGGACCCGACTCTACACCTTCTTCACCCCCACTGAACCTCTGTACCTGGGATTTGGACTCGGAGAGGttcctggttctggttcctcagtgtgtgtgtgtgacctgagtgtgtga